One window of Streptomyces sp. NBC_00273 genomic DNA carries:
- a CDS encoding SDR family oxidoreductase has protein sequence MTGIAGKVVAITGAGSGIGEATALLLAERGAKVVLGARRTERLRALAARIERAGGQAAWIRTDVTRRGDVDGLVGLARERYGRLDVLVSNAGVGLISPLDELRVDEWEEMIDVNLKGVLYGIAAALPLFREQGCGHFVNIVSTAGLRVVPLQSVYAGTKNAVRTISEGLRQEAGDSLRVTVVSPGAVRTDFTERMGPEARARIDRMMETALSPDAVARAVAFAVEQPDGVDVGDIVVRPTAQA, from the coding sequence ATCACTGGAATTGCGGGAAAGGTCGTCGCCATCACCGGCGCCGGCAGCGGCATCGGCGAGGCGACCGCCCTCCTGCTCGCCGAGCGGGGCGCGAAGGTGGTCCTCGGCGCACGACGCACCGAACGCCTCCGGGCGCTGGCCGCGCGGATCGAGCGGGCCGGTGGTCAAGCCGCATGGATCCGTACGGACGTGACGCGACGCGGCGACGTGGACGGCCTCGTCGGCCTGGCCCGAGAGCGTTACGGCAGGCTCGACGTACTCGTCAGCAACGCCGGGGTCGGACTCATCTCCCCGCTCGACGAACTGCGCGTCGACGAATGGGAGGAGATGATCGACGTCAACCTCAAGGGCGTCCTCTACGGGATCGCCGCGGCGCTCCCCCTCTTCCGGGAGCAGGGCTGCGGACACTTCGTCAACATCGTGTCCACCGCCGGTCTGCGCGTCGTGCCGCTCCAGTCGGTGTACGCGGGCACCAAGAACGCCGTGCGCACGATCTCCGAGGGCCTGCGCCAGGAGGCCGGGGACAGCCTGCGCGTGACCGTCGTGTCGCCCGGGGCCGTCCGCACGGACTTCACGGAGCGCATGGGACCGGAGGCCCGGGCCCGGATCGACCGGATGATGGAGACCGCGCTGTCGCCGGACGCGGTGGCACGGGCCGTCGCCTTCGCCGTCGAGCAGCCGGACGGTGTCGACGTGGGCGACATCGTCGTGCGCCCCACCGCGCAGGCCTGA
- a CDS encoding acyl-CoA dehydrogenase family protein, translating to MADALLFNPHTYDPAHFDPETRRLLRATVDWFESRGKRRLIEDYRSRAWLADFLAFSAKEGLFATFLTPATEAGEGESDQRWDTARIAALNEIFGFYGLDYWYAWQVTILGLGPVWQSDNADARARAAQLLAEGEVFAFGLSEKTHGADIYSTDMLLRPDADEAGAGGFRASGSKYYIGNGNAAGLVSVFGRRTDIEGPDGYVFFAADSRHPAYHLVKNVVDSSKYVSEFRLDDYPVRAEDVLHTGKAAFDAALNTVNVGKFNLCTASIGICEHAMYEAVTHAHNRVLYGRPVTAFPHVRRELADAYVRLVGMKLFSDRAVDYFRSAGPDDRRYLLFNPMTKMKVTTEGEKVIDLMWDVIAAKGFEKDNYFAQAAIEIRGLPKLEGTVHVNLALILKFMRNHLLNPAEYPAVPTRLDAADDAFLFQQGPARGLGSVRFHDWRTAYDAYADVPNVARFREQADALCAFVATVAPDEEQSRDLDFLLSVGQLFALVVYGQLILEQARLTDLDGSVLDELFSVLVRDFSGHAVELYGKDSATAAQQEWALGAVRRPVVDEERAARVWARVEALSGTYEMAP from the coding sequence ATGGCAGACGCCCTGCTCTTCAACCCGCACACGTACGACCCGGCGCACTTCGACCCCGAGACCCGCAGGCTGCTGCGCGCCACCGTCGACTGGTTCGAGAGCCGCGGCAAGCGCCGGCTGATCGAGGACTACCGCTCCCGCGCCTGGCTCGCCGACTTCCTCGCCTTCTCCGCGAAGGAGGGCCTCTTCGCGACCTTCCTGACCCCGGCCACCGAGGCCGGCGAGGGGGAGTCCGACCAGCGCTGGGACACGGCACGGATCGCCGCCCTGAACGAGATCTTCGGCTTCTACGGCCTCGACTACTGGTACGCCTGGCAGGTCACCATCCTCGGCCTCGGCCCGGTCTGGCAGAGCGACAACGCCGACGCCCGCGCCCGCGCCGCCCAGCTCCTCGCCGAGGGCGAGGTGTTCGCCTTCGGCCTGTCCGAGAAGACCCACGGCGCCGACATCTACTCCACCGACATGCTGCTGCGGCCGGACGCCGACGAAGCCGGTGCCGGCGGCTTCCGCGCGAGCGGATCCAAGTACTACATCGGCAACGGCAACGCCGCCGGCCTCGTCTCCGTCTTCGGCCGCCGCACCGACATAGAGGGCCCCGACGGCTACGTCTTCTTCGCCGCCGACAGCCGCCACCCCGCGTACCACCTGGTGAAGAACGTCGTCGACTCCTCCAAGTACGTCAGCGAGTTCCGCCTCGACGACTACCCGGTCCGCGCCGAGGACGTCCTGCACACCGGCAAGGCCGCCTTCGACGCCGCCCTGAACACCGTCAACGTCGGCAAGTTCAACCTCTGCACCGCCTCCATCGGCATCTGCGAGCACGCGATGTACGAGGCCGTGACCCACGCGCACAACCGGGTCCTCTACGGGCGCCCCGTCACCGCCTTCCCGCACGTGCGCCGGGAGCTGGCCGACGCGTACGTCCGCCTGGTCGGGATGAAGCTCTTCAGCGACCGCGCCGTCGACTACTTCCGCTCCGCCGGCCCGGACGACCGCCGCTACCTCCTCTTCAACCCGATGACGAAGATGAAGGTGACCACGGAGGGCGAGAAGGTCATCGACCTGATGTGGGACGTCATCGCCGCCAAGGGCTTCGAGAAGGACAACTACTTCGCGCAGGCGGCCATCGAGATCCGCGGACTGCCCAAGCTGGAGGGCACGGTCCACGTCAACCTCGCCCTGATCCTCAAGTTCATGCGCAACCACCTGCTGAACCCGGCCGAGTACCCGGCCGTGCCCACCCGGCTCGACGCGGCCGACGACGCCTTCCTCTTCCAGCAGGGGCCGGCCCGGGGCCTGGGCTCCGTACGGTTCCACGACTGGCGGACCGCCTACGACGCGTACGCCGACGTGCCGAACGTGGCCCGGTTCCGCGAGCAGGCCGACGCGCTCTGCGCGTTCGTGGCCACCGTCGCCCCGGACGAGGAGCAGAGCCGCGACCTCGACTTCCTCCTCTCCGTGGGCCAGCTCTTCGCGTTGGTCGTGTACGGACAGCTGATCCTGGAGCAGGCCCGCCTGACGGACCTGGACGGGTCGGTGCTCGACGAGCTGTTCTCCGTCCTGGTGCGCGACTTCTCCGGCCATGCGGTCGAGCTGTACGGCAAGGACTCCGCGACGGCGGCCCAGCAGGAATGGGCGCTGGGCGCGGTCCGGCGTCCCGTCGTCGACGAGGAGCGGGCGGCGCGCGTCTGGGCGCGGGTCGAGGCGCTGTCCGGCACGTACGAGATGGCCCCGTAG
- a CDS encoding PadR family transcriptional regulator, translating into MALDHAILVSLLEKPGSGYELARRFDRSIGYFWTATHQQIYRVLARMEGNGLLAVRAVPQQGRPDKKEYSVAGPGRTALAEWLHEPIEPESLRHDLAVKIRGAAFDDPAALIHEVERHHRAHSDRLARYLAGELRDFTGPDAPAPLDAGQELQHVVLRGGIAFERMTIAWLDDVLATLHRLGGPPPTATA; encoded by the coding sequence ATGGCGCTCGACCACGCGATCCTCGTCTCCCTGCTGGAGAAGCCGGGCTCCGGCTACGAGCTGGCCCGCCGGTTCGACCGGTCCATCGGCTACTTCTGGACCGCCACCCACCAGCAGATCTACCGGGTTCTGGCACGCATGGAGGGCAACGGGCTGCTCGCCGTCCGCGCGGTCCCGCAGCAGGGCCGGCCGGACAAGAAGGAGTACTCCGTCGCCGGCCCCGGCCGCACCGCCCTCGCCGAGTGGCTGCACGAGCCGATCGAGCCCGAGAGCCTCCGCCACGACCTCGCCGTCAAGATCCGCGGCGCGGCCTTCGACGACCCGGCCGCACTGATCCACGAGGTCGAGCGGCACCACCGGGCACACAGCGACCGACTGGCCCGCTACCTCGCCGGTGAACTGCGCGACTTCACCGGGCCGGACGCCCCCGCACCGCTCGACGCCGGTCAGGAGCTCCAGCACGTCGTGCTGCGCGGCGGCATCGCGTTCGAGCGGATGACGATCGCGTGGCTCGACGACGTCCTCGCCACCCTCCACCGGCTCGGCGGGCCCCCGCCGACCGCCACCGCCTGA
- a CDS encoding alpha/beta hydrolase, whose product MGLTSGTLMASVALCTALLFALTVWLWPRLGRPGARRVLGRVGLLVLVQLSVLASVGAAANRTFLLYDSWADLAGTKQHAPAVPGGAAVEVLGRQAPEVPGGRNPQVGGVIEKVTIHGERSRAAAEAYVYLPPEYFDKSDGQRRFPAAVVLTGYPGMAENLIKKLHYPRLAWSLAKQKRMQPMILVMMRPTIAAPNTQCIDVPGGPQSEAFFGADVVKAVSGTYRVGTSPRSWGIIGDSTGGYCALKMAVQHPEAYEVGVGLSAEYRPEIDKDSGDLFKGNKDEEKRSDLLWHLDHLPQGNSSFLVTSSLRGEPNYGETQEFIRKVKAPAHVSSIILDSGGHSFNTWLREIPPALVWTGARLTAE is encoded by the coding sequence ATGGGTCTGACGAGTGGCACGCTCATGGCGAGCGTCGCATTGTGCACGGCGCTGCTGTTCGCCCTCACGGTATGGCTGTGGCCCCGGCTCGGACGCCCGGGCGCCCGGCGGGTGCTGGGGCGCGTCGGGCTGCTCGTGCTCGTGCAGCTGTCGGTCCTCGCCTCGGTCGGCGCCGCGGCCAACCGCACCTTCCTCCTCTACGACTCCTGGGCCGACCTCGCCGGTACGAAGCAGCACGCCCCGGCCGTCCCGGGCGGCGCCGCCGTGGAGGTGCTGGGCCGACAGGCCCCGGAGGTGCCCGGCGGCCGGAACCCGCAGGTGGGCGGAGTGATCGAGAAGGTGACGATCCACGGCGAGCGGTCCCGGGCCGCCGCCGAGGCCTACGTGTACCTGCCGCCGGAGTACTTCGACAAGAGTGACGGGCAGCGCAGGTTCCCGGCCGCCGTCGTCCTCACCGGCTACCCGGGCATGGCCGAGAACCTCATCAAGAAGCTGCACTACCCGAGGCTGGCGTGGAGCCTGGCGAAGCAGAAGCGCATGCAACCGATGATCCTGGTGATGATGCGACCCACCATCGCCGCGCCCAACACCCAGTGCATCGACGTGCCCGGGGGCCCGCAGAGCGAGGCCTTCTTCGGCGCTGACGTCGTCAAGGCGGTCTCCGGCACGTACCGCGTGGGCACCTCGCCGCGGAGCTGGGGCATCATCGGCGACTCCACCGGGGGCTACTGCGCCCTGAAGATGGCGGTGCAGCACCCGGAGGCGTACGAGGTCGGCGTGGGCCTGTCGGCGGAGTACCGGCCCGAGATCGACAAGGACTCGGGCGACCTGTTCAAGGGGAACAAGGACGAGGAGAAGCGGTCCGACCTGCTGTGGCACCTGGACCACCTGCCGCAGGGGAACTCCTCGTTCCTGGTGACCTCCTCGCTGCGGGGCGAGCCGAACTACGGCGAGACGCAGGAGTTCATCCGCAAGGTGAAGGCGCCCGCCCACGTCTCGTCGATCATTCTCGACAGCGGTGGCCACAGCTTCAACACCTGGCTGCGGGAGATCCCGCCGGCGCTCGTCTGGACGGGCGCGCGGCTCACCGCCGAATGA
- a CDS encoding Dyp-type peroxidase: protein MCNATGAPPWLVGGSYVVVRRIRMLLDHWDTLPLEHREQAVGRRAADGSPLTGAGEHTAPDLAANRPDGVPVIAHNAHVRLAAPATNGGATMLRRGWSYYDGLRPDGTPDAGMLFVAWQSDPRTGFVPVQQRLARGDALGRYLVHEASSLFVVPGGVRPGGYVGQALLDE, encoded by the coding sequence TTGTGCAATGCCACCGGTGCGCCGCCGTGGCTGGTGGGCGGCTCGTACGTGGTGGTCCGCCGGATCCGGATGCTCCTCGACCACTGGGACACCCTTCCCCTGGAGCACCGGGAACAGGCCGTCGGACGCCGCGCCGCCGACGGCTCCCCGCTCACCGGCGCCGGCGAACACACCGCCCCCGACCTGGCGGCCAACCGCCCCGACGGCGTCCCGGTGATCGCGCACAACGCACACGTCCGGCTGGCCGCACCCGCCACCAACGGCGGCGCGACCATGCTGCGCCGCGGCTGGTCGTACTACGACGGCCTGCGCCCGGACGGCACGCCGGACGCCGGGATGCTCTTCGTCGCCTGGCAGTCCGACCCCCGCACCGGATTCGTCCCCGTCCAGCAGCGCCTCGCCCGCGGCGACGCACTCGGCCGCTACCTGGTCCACGAGGCGTCGTCGCTGTTCGTGGTCCCCGGCGGCGTCCGCCCGGGCGGCTACGTCGGCCAGGCCCTGCTGGACGAGTAG
- a CDS encoding GOLPH3/VPS74 family protein has product MSTAKDLFIIAMDPPPDRSVGQGDLSLALAGAELIDLLDAQAAALDGDRIVPGGEQELHDPLLTEAASALTRQVPYERVDDWLWRRGRDLSAAYQAALEEAGELTRGRRGLLPFGTDRLELADTPARRRALGRQEEDEPVLAALASVVGIGSGDPEAEPRPGDEAVTIVLAVVNDAVMELEAVRQRRTIENAAFANIWRGP; this is encoded by the coding sequence ATGAGCACGGCGAAAGACCTGTTCATCATCGCGATGGACCCGCCGCCGGACCGTTCCGTCGGGCAGGGCGACCTGTCGCTCGCCCTGGCGGGAGCCGAGCTGATCGACCTCCTCGACGCGCAGGCCGCCGCCCTGGACGGCGACCGCATCGTGCCCGGCGGGGAGCAGGAACTGCACGACCCCCTGCTGACCGAGGCCGCATCGGCGCTCACCCGCCAGGTGCCGTACGAGCGGGTCGACGACTGGCTGTGGCGCCGCGGCCGTGATCTGTCCGCGGCGTACCAGGCCGCTCTGGAGGAGGCCGGTGAGCTGACGCGGGGACGGCGCGGCCTGCTGCCCTTCGGAACCGACCGCCTGGAACTGGCCGATACGCCCGCCCGCCGGCGGGCACTGGGCCGCCAGGAGGAGGACGAGCCCGTCCTCGCCGCCCTCGCCTCGGTCGTGGGCATCGGCAGCGGCGACCCCGAGGCCGAACCGCGCCCGGGGGACGAGGCGGTGACGATCGTCCTGGCCGTCGTCAACGACGCGGTGATGGAGCTGGAGGCCGTACGCCAGCGGCGGACCATCGAGAACGCGGCGTTCGCCAACATCTGGCGCGGCCCCTGA